In Alistipes ihumii AP11, a genomic segment contains:
- a CDS encoding sugar phosphate isomerase/epimerase family protein has product MKRREFLKASLLGAAVAAVAPLDLLGGTKGRPKKGGAELKISLQEGVTPGETLKEKLDFMENHGVVGLEPNGAGLAGRVGELKEALRGREVKISAICAGFGGFILSEDQAVRDEFDRTMREIIAAAGELGSTGVIMVPAFNSQVPVMPHTQSTRDYLIERLRLLGDYARQCGTTVILEPLNRKEAFYLRQVADAASICRDAKNEGVKCMGDFWHMTSEDPSDSGAFLSAGPYLQHVHIASRATRNMPGEDGAVDNYVDGFRTLKQMGYANYVSFECGSKGDRMQTVPAALELVRSQWKEA; this is encoded by the coding sequence ATGAAAAGAAGAGAGTTTTTGAAGGCATCGCTGCTGGGCGCAGCGGTGGCGGCGGTCGCTCCGCTCGATCTGCTGGGCGGGACCAAAGGCCGTCCGAAAAAAGGAGGGGCCGAACTGAAAATCTCGTTGCAAGAGGGCGTTACGCCCGGCGAGACGCTGAAGGAGAAGCTCGACTTCATGGAAAATCATGGGGTTGTCGGCCTCGAGCCCAATGGGGCGGGTCTGGCGGGGCGCGTCGGCGAGTTGAAAGAGGCGCTCCGGGGTCGCGAAGTGAAAATCAGCGCGATATGCGCCGGATTCGGCGGATTTATCCTGTCGGAGGATCAGGCCGTACGCGACGAGTTCGACCGGACGATGCGGGAAATTATCGCCGCGGCCGGAGAGCTCGGCTCGACGGGCGTGATCATGGTGCCTGCGTTCAATTCGCAAGTGCCCGTCATGCCGCATACGCAATCTACGCGGGATTACCTGATCGAGCGTTTGCGTCTGCTGGGCGATTATGCCCGGCAATGCGGCACGACCGTTATTCTCGAGCCGTTGAATCGCAAGGAGGCTTTCTATCTGCGTCAGGTGGCCGACGCCGCGTCGATCTGCCGCGATGCGAAGAACGAAGGCGTGAAGTGCATGGGCGATTTCTGGCATATGACTTCCGAAGACCCTTCCGACTCGGGGGCCTTCCTGTCCGCCGGACCTTACTTGCAGCATGTGCATATCGCCAGCCGCGCCACGCGCAACATGCCCGGCGAGGACGGAGCCGTCGACAATTACGTGGACGGTTTCCGGACGCTCAAGCAAATGGGCTATGCGAATTACGTGAGCTTCGAGTGCGGCAGCAAGGGCGACCGCATGCAGACCGTTCCGGCGGCGCTGGAGCTGGTGCGCAGCCAGTGGAAAGAGGCCTGA
- the rpsT gene encoding 30S ribosomal protein S20, whose translation MANHKSSKKRIRQTEVRKIRNKYYHKTARNAVKALRNTTEKEAALVLLPKVTAMLDKLAKVNIIHKNKAANLKSSVQLHVNAL comes from the coding sequence ATGGCAAATCATAAGTCATCGAAGAAGAGAATACGCCAGACCGAGGTGCGGAAGATTCGGAACAAATATTACCACAAGACGGCTCGTAACGCCGTGAAGGCGCTGCGCAACACGACCGAGAAGGAGGCCGCTCTGGTATTGCTTCCGAAAGTGACCGCCATGCTCGACAAGCTCGCCAAGGTGAATATCATTCACAAGAACAAGGCGGCCAACCTCAAGAGCAGCGTACAGCTTCACGTCAACGCGCTGTAG
- a CDS encoding PspC domain-containing protein — protein MKKTIHVNIGGMPFVLDEDAYDVLKRYLSEIEIRLDGVDDQETMQDIETRIADIFSGAISPRMQVVDTALVKRAMAVIGPAQEFGEPRRSMPGREQTCVRNDEKHLYRSRRDRVVGGVCGGIAEYSSLDATLLRVLMALFIVFGVGLLVYLVMWIVIPNEPRSDESNEWGRK, from the coding sequence ATGAAAAAAACAATCCATGTAAACATCGGGGGCATGCCTTTCGTTCTGGACGAGGATGCCTACGACGTGCTCAAGCGCTATCTTTCCGAAATCGAGATTCGCCTGGACGGAGTGGACGATCAGGAGACGATGCAGGACATCGAGACTCGCATCGCGGACATTTTCAGCGGCGCGATCTCCCCCCGCATGCAGGTGGTGGACACGGCGCTCGTCAAACGGGCCATGGCTGTGATAGGCCCTGCCCAGGAGTTCGGCGAGCCGCGTCGGAGCATGCCCGGACGCGAACAGACATGCGTCCGGAACGACGAGAAGCATCTGTACCGCAGCCGCCGCGACCGCGTCGTCGGCGGCGTATGCGGCGGCATAGCCGAATACTCGAGTCTCGACGCGACATTGCTGCGGGTGCTGATGGCGCTGTTCATCGTTTTCGGGGTCGGCCTGCTGGTTTATCTGGTCATGTGGATCGTCATTCCGAACGAGCCGCGCTCGGACGAGTCAAACGAATGGGGGAGGAAGTGA
- a CDS encoding pyridoxal phosphate-dependent aminotransferase, producing MPNLSDKGIYLPPSPIRKLVPFAEAAKRRGIKVYHLNIGQPDIRTPQVAVDAVKNIHDQVFEYGHSAGNESYRRKLADYYRGVGIDVTTDDMVITVGGSEAIFMAMTICLNPGDEVLVPEPFYANYNGFAMEAGVNIKPISSTIANDFALPPMEEFERLITTRTKAILICNPNNPTGYVYSEQEYEQLKNIVLKHDLYLMADEVYREFCYDGTKCISVMNLKGVEQNVVMIDSVSKRYSMCGVRLGTLVSRNRRIIDAALKMGQARLCPPYLAQVAAEAALGAPRSYFEEVHDEYAARRNCIIEALNKIEGVYTPMPKGSFYSIVKLPIDSSERFAQWLLEEFEYEGQTVMVAPATGFYASCYLGHDEIRIAYVINRHDLLAAAKCLEEALKVYPGRTIGR from the coding sequence ATGCCTAACTTGTCCGACAAGGGAATCTATCTGCCCCCCTCCCCGATCCGCAAGCTGGTGCCGTTCGCCGAGGCGGCGAAGCGCCGGGGAATCAAGGTATACCACCTCAACATCGGCCAACCCGACATCCGGACCCCTCAGGTCGCCGTCGACGCCGTGAAAAACATACACGACCAAGTGTTCGAGTACGGGCACTCGGCCGGAAACGAGAGCTATCGCCGCAAACTGGCCGATTACTACCGGGGCGTCGGCATCGACGTGACGACCGACGACATGGTGATCACGGTCGGAGGATCGGAAGCGATCTTCATGGCGATGACCATCTGCCTCAACCCGGGCGACGAGGTGCTGGTGCCCGAGCCGTTCTATGCCAACTACAACGGCTTCGCCATGGAGGCGGGCGTCAACATCAAGCCGATCTCGTCGACGATCGCCAACGATTTCGCGCTGCCTCCGATGGAGGAGTTCGAGCGGCTGATCACCACGCGCACCAAGGCGATCCTGATCTGTAACCCGAACAACCCGACCGGTTATGTCTACTCCGAGCAAGAGTACGAGCAACTGAAAAACATCGTGCTGAAACACGACCTCTATCTGATGGCCGACGAAGTGTACCGGGAATTCTGTTACGACGGTACGAAGTGCATCTCGGTCATGAATCTCAAGGGAGTTGAGCAGAACGTCGTGATGATCGACTCGGTATCGAAACGCTACAGCATGTGCGGCGTGCGTTTGGGCACCCTCGTATCGCGGAATCGCCGGATCATCGATGCCGCGCTGAAAATGGGGCAGGCCCGGCTATGTCCCCCTTATCTGGCCCAAGTGGCGGCCGAGGCCGCGCTCGGCGCGCCCCGCAGCTATTTCGAGGAGGTACACGACGAATACGCCGCACGGCGCAACTGCATCATCGAGGCGCTGAACAAGATCGAGGGGGTCTACACGCCGATGCCGAAAGGATCGTTCTACTCGATCGTCAAGCTGCCGATCGACAGCAGCGAGCGCTTCGCGCAGTGGCTGCTCGAGGAGTTCGAGTACGAGGGACAGACGGTCATGGTCGCCCCGGCTACGGGCTTCTATGCCTCGTGCTATCTGGGACACGACGAGATCCGCATCGCCTACGTAATCAACCGCCACGATCTGCTCGCCGCAGCCAAATGCCTCGAGGAGGCGCTCAAGGTATACCCGGGCCGCACGATCGGACGGTGA
- a CDS encoding F0F1 ATP synthase subunit gamma, with product MASLKEVKARIASVNSTLKITSAMKMVASAKLHRAQAAIENMLPYERKLHEILEGFLSSEGAVASAYAEKHNAVERVAVVAVSSNSSLCGAFNANVARKLGETLTEYRSLGKERVLVFPIGKKIAEAVRKAGYVPQGDYQSLAERPTYREASQLAERLMRMYAEREIDRVELVYNHFKSTASQVLRREEYLPLQVEPAKTKGVAADYIVEPSREEVIRTLVPQVLSLKIFTMLLDSNAAEHAARTIAMQMATDNATELLQELTVQYNKSRQQMITSELLDMMGAEIGNG from the coding sequence ATGGCGTCGCTCAAGGAGGTCAAGGCAAGAATCGCGTCGGTCAACAGCACGCTGAAAATCACGTCGGCCATGAAAATGGTCGCGTCGGCGAAACTGCACCGAGCTCAGGCGGCTATCGAGAACATGCTGCCGTACGAGAGAAAGTTGCACGAGATACTCGAAGGCTTCCTTTCGTCCGAGGGCGCCGTCGCTTCGGCCTATGCCGAGAAACACAACGCGGTAGAGCGCGTGGCCGTGGTCGCCGTGTCGTCCAACTCGTCGCTTTGCGGCGCGTTCAACGCCAACGTAGCCCGGAAGCTCGGCGAGACGCTGACCGAATACCGGTCGCTCGGCAAAGAGAGGGTGTTGGTTTTTCCGATCGGGAAGAAAATTGCCGAGGCGGTCCGCAAGGCAGGCTATGTCCCGCAGGGAGACTACCAGTCGCTGGCCGAGCGTCCGACCTACCGGGAGGCGTCTCAACTGGCCGAGAGGCTGATGAGAATGTATGCCGAGCGCGAGATCGACCGTGTCGAGTTGGTCTATAATCATTTCAAGAGCACGGCCTCGCAGGTTCTCCGTCGCGAAGAGTATCTGCCGTTGCAGGTCGAGCCCGCCAAGACGAAAGGGGTGGCCGCCGACTACATCGTCGAACCGTCGCGCGAGGAGGTGATCCGGACGCTGGTCCCGCAGGTGCTGAGTCTGAAGATATTCACGATGCTGCTCGACTCGAACGCTGCCGAGCACGCCGCGCGGACGATCGCGATGCAGATGGCTACCGACAACGCGACCGAGCTGTTGCAGGAACTGACGGTACAGTACAACAAGTCGCGCCAGCAGATGATTACCAGCGAGTTGCTCGATATGATGGGTGCCGAGATCGGCAATGGCTGA
- the pfkA gene encoding 6-phosphofructokinase, whose product MEANKCVGILTSGGDAPGMNAAIRAVTRAAIYNGFEVKGIMRGYRGLITDEIIPFQTQNVSNIIQQGGTILKTARCEEFRTPEGRKTAYDNIVKHGITSLVVIGGDGSLTGARIFAEEYNFPIVGLPGTIDNDLYGTDTTIGYDTALNTIMQSVDKIRDTATSHERLFFIEVMGREAGFLALNGAIASGAEAAIIPEIAMEVDQLDQLIENGFRKSKNSSIVLVAESELTGGAMGLAERVKNEYPQYDVRVTILGHIQRGGSPTASDRIMASRMGEAAINALLEDQRNVMIGIQNDELVYIPFSRAIKCQKPINRQLLTTLRVLSI is encoded by the coding sequence ATGGAAGCAAACAAATGCGTGGGCATCTTGACGTCGGGCGGCGATGCGCCCGGCATGAACGCCGCGATTCGCGCGGTAACGCGGGCTGCGATTTACAACGGGTTCGAGGTGAAGGGAATCATGCGGGGATACAGAGGCCTGATTACCGACGAGATCATTCCGTTTCAGACGCAGAACGTCAGTAACATCATACAGCAGGGCGGCACGATCCTCAAGACGGCGCGCTGCGAGGAGTTCCGTACGCCCGAGGGACGCAAGACGGCTTACGACAACATCGTCAAGCACGGCATCACGTCGCTCGTGGTGATCGGCGGCGACGGCTCGCTGACCGGCGCGCGCATATTCGCCGAGGAGTACAATTTCCCGATCGTGGGCCTTCCCGGCACGATCGACAACGACCTGTACGGCACGGACACGACGATAGGCTACGACACGGCGCTCAACACGATCATGCAGTCGGTCGACAAGATCCGCGATACGGCGACTTCGCACGAGCGGCTGTTTTTCATCGAGGTCATGGGCCGCGAAGCGGGCTTTCTGGCCCTGAACGGCGCGATCGCGTCGGGAGCCGAAGCGGCGATCATTCCGGAAATCGCCATGGAGGTCGACCAGCTCGACCAGCTGATCGAGAACGGATTCCGCAAGTCGAAGAACAGCAGCATCGTGCTCGTGGCCGAGAGCGAGCTGACCGGCGGAGCGATGGGACTGGCCGAGCGTGTCAAAAACGAGTATCCTCAGTATGACGTGCGCGTGACCATCCTCGGTCACATCCAGCGCGGCGGATCGCCTACGGCGAGCGACCGGATTATGGCCAGCCGGATGGGCGAGGCCGCGATCAACGCGCTGCTCGAGGACCAGCGCAACGTGATGATCGGCATACAGAACGACGAGCTCGTGTACATACCGTTCAGCCGGGCGATCAAGTGTCAGAAGCCGATCAACCGTCAGTTGCTTACGACGCTGCGGGTGCTTTCCATTTAG
- a CDS encoding WbuC family cupin fold metalloprotein: MNEMVLIDDDLLDRTSEKALRAPRLRMNHNFHTREDEPVNRLLNAMEPGTYLPVHRHTAPPKSESIVVLRGRLAAFVFDDRGRIAQRAVVDPSLGVYGFDIAPGVWHGSLVLEPGTVVFEVKPGPYVPVGAVDLAPWTPAADDAEAVGRFLAWLREQVPPSE; the protein is encoded by the coding sequence ATGAATGAAATGGTATTGATCGACGACGATCTGCTCGATCGAACATCCGAAAAGGCACTCCGCGCTCCCCGTCTGCGAATGAATCATAACTTTCATACGCGGGAGGACGAGCCGGTCAATCGGTTGCTGAATGCCATGGAACCGGGAACTTATCTGCCGGTGCATCGACATACGGCTCCGCCCAAGAGCGAGTCGATCGTCGTGCTCAGAGGGCGCCTCGCCGCGTTCGTTTTCGACGACCGGGGACGAATCGCGCAACGGGCGGTCGTCGATCCGTCGCTCGGCGTGTATGGGTTCGACATCGCTCCGGGCGTATGGCACGGGTCGCTCGTGCTCGAGCCGGGAACGGTCGTTTTCGAGGTCAAGCCGGGCCCGTATGTGCCGGTCGGAGCGGTCGATCTGGCGCCGTGGACGCCGGCGGCGGACGATGCCGAGGCGGTCGGGCGCTTCCTCGCGTGGCTTCGCGAGCAAGTGCCGCCGTCGGAATGA
- a CDS encoding LiaF transmembrane domain-containing protein: MEIMDDDKLRRDEHASVMRSRNLFLGVTLIVVGVLWMMNNLELLSDSLFDVVFSWQMLLVLIGGYLLALRKWLAGGIVAAVGLCLLLIDQLDWHIPLDKIAVPTILIAVGLSVVFSRRKYE, from the coding sequence ATGGAAATAATGGATGACGACAAGCTGCGGCGTGACGAGCACGCCTCGGTGATGCGGTCGAGAAATCTGTTTCTCGGCGTCACGCTGATCGTGGTCGGCGTATTGTGGATGATGAATAATCTGGAACTGCTTTCGGACAGCCTGTTCGACGTGGTGTTCTCGTGGCAGATGCTGCTGGTGCTGATCGGAGGTTATTTGCTGGCGTTGCGCAAGTGGCTCGCGGGCGGTATCGTGGCGGCCGTCGGGCTGTGCCTGCTGCTGATCGATCAGCTCGATTGGCATATTCCTCTAGACAAGATCGCCGTTCCGACGATTCTGATCGCGGTCGGATTGTCGGTCGTGTTCAGTCGCAGGAAGTACGAATGA
- a CDS encoding PadR family transcriptional regulator — MGEMNIDNIKAQMRKGILEYCILSIISRNDAYASSIIAELKEAEMIVVEGTLYPLLTRQKNQGLLAYRWEESPQGPPRKYYSITEKGRQCLEQLDMAWTELISQIRTIREGAPRPDASQEASAE, encoded by the coding sequence ATGGGCGAGATGAATATCGACAACATCAAGGCGCAGATGCGCAAGGGCATTCTGGAATATTGCATCCTTTCGATCATCTCGCGCAACGACGCTTATGCGTCGTCGATCATTGCCGAGCTGAAAGAGGCCGAGATGATCGTCGTGGAGGGAACGCTTTACCCGCTGCTGACGCGGCAGAAAAACCAGGGACTGCTCGCCTATCGCTGGGAGGAGTCGCCGCAGGGCCCTCCCCGTAAGTATTATTCGATTACCGAGAAGGGGCGCCAGTGTCTCGAGCAGCTCGACATGGCGTGGACCGAGCTGATCTCGCAGATCCGCACGATCCGGGAGGGCGCTCCCCGTCCGGACGCTTCGCAGGAGGCTTCCGCCGAATGA
- a CDS encoding PspC domain-containing protein, whose amino-acid sequence MNHTINVSIAGVAFVLDSEGYELLKDYLVRIEVAYKDDPDGAEILSDIEARVSELILNRQSSDMIVSPELIREIIGQLGWPDGVTAQGPAGGAEIPENGADNAISRRLYRNPDGAKLGGVCNGLATYFRVDPTLVRLLFCSPLLILVVISVIPVVNALCGFFGSLIGVSSLLYLILWFAIPKARTPRQRLEMTGERITASSIRRNISADLNDARPSPRNERTASVFSELLYVTGRVLLFCIKAFLLLIGAVLGLVVLGLVVGLVAVLVGGAAVGFPFALAGGSLLIPVLIVLGIVLPLGIVVYLLLKLVFNLRSRRTTLSVLFGIWVLILIFLGVYLVKNYERIEEAFDRGDVEWYFNKTSGWHGAGVPDDIPIRYDTVRVETVTLGDSTLRDTVRIEYYTE is encoded by the coding sequence ATGAACCATACGATAAACGTGAGCATTGCGGGCGTGGCCTTCGTGCTCGACAGCGAGGGTTACGAGCTTCTGAAGGACTATCTGGTCCGGATCGAGGTGGCATACAAGGACGATCCCGACGGCGCGGAGATTCTTTCGGATATCGAGGCGCGCGTGAGCGAGCTGATTCTGAACCGTCAGAGCTCCGATATGATCGTGTCGCCAGAGCTGATCCGCGAGATTATAGGACAGCTCGGGTGGCCGGACGGAGTGACCGCTCAGGGACCCGCCGGGGGAGCCGAAATACCTGAGAACGGCGCGGACAATGCCATATCCCGCCGGCTCTACAGGAATCCGGACGGCGCGAAGCTCGGCGGCGTCTGCAACGGGTTGGCCACTTATTTCCGCGTCGATCCGACGCTGGTGCGCCTGCTGTTCTGTTCGCCTCTGCTGATTCTGGTAGTTATCAGCGTGATTCCGGTGGTCAACGCGCTGTGCGGGTTTTTCGGCTCGCTGATCGGCGTGAGCTCTCTGCTCTACCTGATTCTTTGGTTTGCGATTCCGAAAGCGCGCACGCCCCGCCAGCGGCTCGAGATGACGGGCGAGCGGATCACCGCCTCGTCGATTCGGCGCAATATCAGCGCCGACCTGAACGATGCGAGGCCCTCGCCGCGCAACGAGCGGACGGCTTCCGTATTCTCCGAACTGCTGTATGTGACCGGCCGCGTGCTGCTGTTTTGCATCAAGGCGTTCTTGCTGCTGATCGGCGCCGTGCTCGGGCTCGTCGTGCTCGGACTCGTCGTGGGGCTCGTCGCCGTGTTGGTCGGGGGAGCGGCCGTAGGATTTCCTTTCGCTCTGGCAGGCGGATCGCTGCTGATTCCGGTGCTGATCGTACTGGGGATCGTGCTGCCGCTCGGGATCGTCGTATATTTGCTGCTGAAGCTCGTATTCAACCTGCGAAGCCGCCGTACGACGTTGTCGGTGCTGTTCGGCATCTGGGTTCTGATCCTGATCTTTCTGGGCGTCTACCTCGTGAAGAACTACGAGCGCATCGAGGAGGCGTTCGACCGGGGCGATGTCGAGTGGTATTTCAACAAGACTTCCGGTTGGCACGGCGCCGGCGTTCCGGACGATATTCCGATCCGGTACGACACCGTCCGCGTCGAGACGGTCACGCTGGGCGACTCGACGCTGCGGGATACCGTTCGGATCGAGTATTATACCGAATAG
- a CDS encoding Gfo/Idh/MocA family protein: MKKNAMTRREFLSYSAMAGVVGAIGVSPILSACAGGKKKNAYEPLRAEGEYYVPDLPDKAVAGRELKAGVIGCGGRGSGAAENFLAAADGVTITAIGDVFPDRVQSLKQMLHDKYQVDLADENCFTGFDAYKNVIDSGVDVVIIATPPFFRPEHFKYATEKGVHSFLEKPICVDAEGYRTVMAAAKQAKAKGLCVLTGTQRHHQRAYVESFKRIQQGMIGEITGGNVYWNQPMLWYRSREKGWSDMEWMLRDWVNWKWLSGDHIVEQHVHNIDVFNWFFGYKQPISATAFGSRQRRVTGDQYDNFSVDFEYENGVHVHSMSRQIDGCDTNISEFIHGTKGTWESGPMVSGACVIKDLDGNVLWSYDLEAEKTEHQQNDPYTLEHVNWISSIRNNTPFVQAEETALSNMCGIMGRESAYTGKTITWEQMTASPLSYAPAKLELGPMDMSAYTVPVPGTGK; this comes from the coding sequence ATGAAGAAGAATGCAATGACTCGGAGGGAGTTCCTTTCCTACTCGGCCATGGCCGGCGTCGTAGGCGCGATAGGAGTATCCCCGATCCTCTCGGCCTGTGCGGGAGGCAAGAAGAAAAACGCTTACGAGCCGCTGAGGGCCGAGGGCGAGTACTATGTTCCGGATCTGCCCGACAAGGCCGTTGCGGGACGGGAACTGAAGGCCGGCGTGATCGGCTGCGGCGGGCGCGGCTCGGGAGCCGCCGAGAATTTTCTGGCTGCTGCCGACGGCGTGACGATTACGGCGATCGGCGATGTCTTCCCCGACCGGGTCCAGAGCCTCAAGCAGATGCTCCACGACAAGTATCAGGTCGATCTGGCCGACGAGAACTGCTTTACCGGTTTCGATGCGTATAAGAACGTGATCGATTCGGGCGTCGATGTCGTGATCATAGCCACGCCGCCGTTCTTCCGTCCCGAGCATTTCAAGTATGCGACGGAAAAAGGGGTGCACAGCTTCCTCGAAAAGCCGATCTGCGTGGATGCGGAGGGTTACCGGACGGTCATGGCCGCCGCCAAGCAGGCCAAGGCCAAGGGGCTGTGCGTGCTGACCGGCACGCAGCGCCATCATCAGCGAGCTTATGTCGAGTCGTTCAAGCGGATTCAGCAGGGCATGATCGGCGAGATCACGGGCGGCAACGTTTACTGGAATCAGCCGATGCTGTGGTATCGCTCGCGCGAGAAGGGCTGGTCCGACATGGAGTGGATGCTCCGCGACTGGGTGAACTGGAAGTGGCTTTCGGGCGATCATATCGTCGAGCAGCATGTGCATAACATCGATGTGTTCAACTGGTTCTTCGGCTATAAGCAGCCGATCAGCGCGACGGCTTTCGGCAGCCGCCAGCGTCGCGTGACGGGAGACCAGTACGATAATTTCAGCGTCGATTTCGAATACGAGAACGGCGTGCACGTGCACAGCATGAGCCGCCAGATCGACGGTTGCGACACGAATATCAGCGAGTTCATCCATGGTACGAAAGGCACATGGGAGAGCGGTCCGATGGTGAGCGGTGCCTGCGTGATCAAGGATCTGGACGGCAATGTGCTCTGGAGCTACGATCTGGAGGCGGAAAAAACCGAGCATCAGCAGAACGATCCCTATACGCTCGAGCATGTGAATTGGATCAGCAGCATCCGTAACAACACGCCTTTCGTACAAGCCGAGGAGACCGCCCTGTCGAATATGTGCGGCATCATGGGACGCGAGTCGGCCTATACCGGCAAGACGATCACATGGGAGCAGATGACGGCTTCGCCTTTGAGCTACGCTCCGGCCAAGCTCGAGCTCGGTCCGATGGATATGAGCGCTTATACCGTGCCCGTTCCGGGTACCGGCAAGTAA
- a CDS encoding SUMF1/EgtB/PvdO family nonheme iron enzyme, translating into MLFFKPKRRKGKIRDEGRKRRFLPWVALAAFAVGVSVTIALNRVYVHSSTDESCQSCHIHPGADQSWKLSVHHNSRSGAVTGCAECHLPPRGSLEYFMAKATTGLRDVWSYLTKDSASFDWESKGQLEHAVKIVYNESCKECHKQLYPSRISQDGITAHLYYEENEQKLDLQCISCHLDVGHYDPNYKHERMKGVPQQAARRGEPYAAPAEVVAFENFTETVPGTTVSFDMKAIPGGTFSMGSPEDEPFRRDDEGPVRQVTVSPFFMGETEVTWDMYWAFYSETMTEGRTPPEVVYANNSDPDVDAVSGPTPPFGAPDQGWGSGERPAITMTHYAAETFCQWLSKKTGKKYRLPTEAEWEYAARGGTSTPYFFEGSPKDFSDRGFWRKFFDADTAGINRYVVYAKNSPNRTQEPSAVLPNPFGLKNMLGNVMEYCSDWYAPDAYSKMQDGAVDPKGPETGTEHVVRGGQFSDDAADLRSAARGQTEHDAWLKTDPQDPKSIWWYSDIRSVGFRVVCEPPEGTVR; encoded by the coding sequence ATGTTATTTTTTAAACCCAAACGAAGAAAAGGAAAAATCCGCGATGAAGGCAGGAAGAGACGGTTTCTGCCGTGGGTCGCGTTAGCTGCTTTCGCCGTCGGCGTGAGCGTTACGATTGCTCTGAATCGCGTGTATGTGCATAGCTCGACCGACGAGTCGTGCCAGTCGTGCCATATTCATCCCGGCGCCGACCAGAGCTGGAAGCTGTCGGTCCATCACAACAGCCGCAGCGGCGCGGTTACCGGCTGCGCCGAGTGTCATCTCCCGCCCCGGGGGTCGCTCGAGTATTTCATGGCCAAGGCTACGACCGGGCTTCGGGACGTGTGGTCCTATCTGACCAAGGATAGCGCGTCGTTCGACTGGGAGAGCAAGGGACAGCTGGAACATGCTGTGAAGATCGTCTACAACGAGTCGTGCAAGGAGTGCCACAAGCAGTTGTATCCGTCGCGGATCAGTCAGGACGGCATCACGGCCCACCTTTATTACGAGGAAAACGAGCAGAAGCTCGACCTGCAGTGCATCAGCTGTCATCTGGACGTGGGCCATTACGACCCGAACTACAAGCACGAGCGGATGAAGGGCGTGCCTCAGCAGGCCGCCCGGCGCGGCGAACCGTATGCGGCTCCGGCCGAAGTCGTCGCGTTCGAGAATTTCACCGAGACCGTTCCGGGAACGACCGTGTCGTTCGACATGAAGGCCATACCGGGAGGTACGTTCTCGATGGGCAGTCCCGAGGACGAACCGTTCCGCCGCGACGACGAGGGACCTGTGCGCCAAGTGACCGTCTCGCCGTTTTTCATGGGCGAGACCGAGGTGACATGGGACATGTACTGGGCTTTCTATTCCGAGACGATGACCGAAGGCAGGACGCCGCCCGAGGTCGTCTATGCGAATAATTCCGATCCGGACGTCGATGCCGTGAGCGGTCCCACGCCTCCTTTCGGAGCGCCCGATCAGGGTTGGGGAAGCGGCGAGAGGCCGGCTATCACGATGACGCACTATGCGGCCGAGACGTTCTGCCAGTGGCTGTCGAAGAAAACGGGAAAGAAATACCGCCTGCCTACCGAGGCCGAATGGGAATACGCCGCACGCGGCGGTACGTCGACGCCCTATTTCTTCGAGGGGAGTCCGAAGGATTTCTCCGACCGCGGATTCTGGCGCAAGTTTTTCGATGCCGATACGGCCGGGATCAACCGCTATGTCGTGTATGCGAAGAACAGCCCGAACCGCACGCAGGAGCCTTCGGCCGTGCTGCCCAATCCGTTCGGACTGAAAAATATGCTCGGGAACGTCATGGAGTACTGCTCCGACTGGTACGCTCCCGACGCCTACTCGAAAATGCAGGACGGGGCCGTCGATCCGAAAGGACCCGAGACCGGTACCGAGCATGTCGTTCGGGGCGGGCAGTTCTCGGACGATGCGGCCGATCTGCGTTCGGCGGCTCGGGGTCAGACCGAGCACGACGCCTGGCTGAAGACCGATCCGCAAGATCCCAAGAGTATCTGGTGGTACTCCGATATCCGGAGCGTCGGTTTCCGTGTCGTATGCGAGCCGCCCGAGGGCACGGTCCGTTAG